In the genome of Segatella copri, one region contains:
- the ltrA gene encoding group II intron reverse transcriptase/maturase, with product MNDKIKENLLDQSCAPTDNLQSNWDRIDWTKAEQAVKKLQARIVKAQKEGRHNKVKALQWTLTHSFYAKALAVKRVTSNGGGCTPGVDKEIWDTPKAKMQAITQLKRRGYQPMPLRRVHIKKSNGKLRPLGIPTMKDRAMQALYLMALEPVSETTADTRSYGFRKERCCMDAIQQCHNILRKGYSPEWILEGDIKGCFDHISHEWLLANIPMDKAILRKWLKCGYVFNKQMFPTEEGTPQGGIISPTLANMTLDGLQKALADRYKRHHVNGKLYSPMVNLVRYADDFIITCENKETLENEIKPLVAEFMSERGLTLSEEKTVITNVHDGFDFLGFNIRKYGKDILTKPTKKSEKRFMENIRKVIKENKGCRQESLIRMLNSKIRGWGGYYQHGATRDSFHRIDHQIFLSLWQWAKRRHSKKGKRWIKDRYWHDIRGNKWTFASKFKKPNGKEDQLTLLSLTSSFPFLQYTQIKGDMNPFDADCRLYFYKRKKSKMLVTLKGRKSLLYLWEKQGRKCPICGEPIDTHKAWNVMPTVQNGKKCNLLVHDECFKLSRKSNGNKK from the coding sequence ATGAACGATAAAATCAAAGAAAATCTCCTCGACCAATCGTGTGCGCCGACTGACAACCTGCAATCAAATTGGGACAGAATAGACTGGACTAAGGCGGAGCAAGCTGTTAAGAAGCTTCAAGCTCGTATTGTAAAGGCTCAGAAGGAAGGCAGACATAACAAGGTGAAAGCCTTGCAATGGACGCTTACCCACTCTTTTTACGCAAAAGCCTTAGCCGTAAAGAGGGTTACTTCTAACGGGGGTGGTTGTACTCCTGGGGTTGACAAAGAAATATGGGATACCCCTAAAGCTAAAATGCAAGCAATAACCCAACTCAAACGCAGAGGCTACCAGCCAATGCCGCTGAGAAGAGTTCATATCAAGAAGAGCAACGGCAAACTGCGACCGTTGGGAATACCGACAATGAAAGACAGAGCCATGCAAGCACTCTATCTTATGGCATTGGAGCCTGTATCAGAAACTACAGCTGATACTCGTTCATACGGTTTCCGCAAGGAACGCTGCTGTATGGATGCAATACAGCAATGTCATAACATTCTCCGAAAGGGATATTCTCCCGAATGGATTTTGGAGGGTGACATAAAAGGGTGTTTTGACCATATCAGCCATGAGTGGTTACTTGCCAATATCCCAATGGATAAGGCAATACTCCGAAAATGGTTGAAATGTGGCTATGTTTTCAACAAGCAAATGTTCCCGACCGAGGAAGGAACACCGCAAGGTGGTATAATTTCTCCGACACTTGCCAATATGACTTTGGACGGATTGCAGAAAGCTCTTGCAGATAGATATAAGCGCCATCATGTTAATGGTAAGTTGTATTCACCAATGGTGAACCTTGTACGTTATGCGGATGATTTTATCATCACTTGCGAGAACAAGGAAACTCTTGAAAATGAAATCAAGCCATTGGTTGCTGAATTTATGTCTGAAAGAGGTCTGACCTTATCAGAGGAAAAGACGGTGATAACCAACGTGCATGACGGTTTTGATTTTCTTGGCTTTAATATCCGCAAATACGGCAAGGACATATTGACCAAGCCGACAAAGAAATCCGAGAAACGCTTTATGGAGAATATCCGTAAGGTAATTAAGGAGAACAAGGGTTGCAGACAGGAGTCGTTAATCAGAATGTTGAACTCTAAAATCCGAGGATGGGGAGGTTATTATCAGCATGGGGCGACACGTGATTCATTTCACAGAATCGACCATCAGATATTCCTCTCACTATGGCAATGGGCAAAACGCCGTCATTCCAAGAAAGGGAAACGGTGGATAAAAGACCGATATTGGCATGACATTCGAGGGAACAAATGGACTTTCGCTTCAAAATTCAAGAAACCAAACGGAAAGGAAGACCAATTGACATTATTGTCTCTGACTTCATCGTTTCCATTCCTGCAATACACGCAGATTAAAGGAGACATGAACCCGTTTGATGCAGACTGTCGTCTGTACTTCTATAAAAGAAAGAAGTCGAAAATGCTTGTTACGCTAAAAGGACGCAAGTCACTGCTGTACCTATGGGAAAAGCAAGGACGCAAATGTCCTATATGCGGTGAGCCTATTGATACGCACAAGGCATGGAATGTCATGCCAACCGTTCAAAACGGAAAGAAATGCAATCTGTTGGTTCATGATGAATGTTTTAAATTATCCCGCAAATCAAATGGAAACAAGAAGTAG